A single Amia ocellicauda isolate fAmiCal2 chromosome 9, fAmiCal2.hap1, whole genome shotgun sequence DNA region contains:
- the fgf17 gene encoding fibroblast growth factor 17 isoform X2 → MQAINQRSIYMSFHFLVLWCHAQYVREQGAATDQLSRRQVRVYQLYSRTSGKHVQIQGKKISATAEDGNSFARLFVETDTFGSRVRIKGAESGHFLCMNRKGKLIGKPSGRSKDCIFTEIVLENNYTAFQNAKYEGWYVAFSRKGRPIKASKTRENQREVHFIKRLHKGPPPFPNLDRENTFEFISFPPTRRAKRNRKTRTSP, encoded by the exons TTCTAGTCTTGTGGTGTCATGCTCAG TATGTGAGGGAGCAGGGCGCTGCGACGGACCAGCTCAGCCGGAGACAGGTCCGCGTCTACCAGCTGTACAGCCGGACCAGCGGCAAACACGTCCAGATCCAGGGCAAGAAGATCAGCGCCACCGCCGAGGACGGCAACTCGTTCG CACGGCTATTTgtggagacggacacttttggCAGTCGAGTGAGGATTAAAGGAGCAGAGAGTGGACACTTCCTGTGCATGAACCGGAAAGGAAAGCTCATTGGAAAG CCCAGCGGGAGAAGCAAGGACTGCATCTTCACTGAGATCGTGCTGGAGAACAACTACACAGCCTTCCAGAACGCCAAGTACGAGGGCTGGTACGTGGCATTCTCCAGGAAAGGCCGACCCATAAAGGCCTCAAAGACTCGGGAGAACCAGAGGGAGGTCCATTTTATCAAGAGGCTCCATAAGGGTCCGCCGCCTTTCCCTAACCTTGACCGAGAAAACACCTTTGAGTTCATCAGCTTCCCACCTACGAGACGTGCCAAACGCAACAGGAAGACGAGAACTTCCCCCTAA
- the fgf17 gene encoding fibroblast growth factor 17 isoform X1, with the protein MQAINQRSIYMSFHFLVLWCHAQGEYHPSPNFNQYVREQGAATDQLSRRQVRVYQLYSRTSGKHVQIQGKKISATAEDGNSFARLFVETDTFGSRVRIKGAESGHFLCMNRKGKLIGKPSGRSKDCIFTEIVLENNYTAFQNAKYEGWYVAFSRKGRPIKASKTRENQREVHFIKRLHKGPPPFPNLDRENTFEFISFPPTRRAKRNRKTRTSP; encoded by the exons TTCTAGTCTTGTGGTGTCATGCTCAG gggGAGTATCACCCGTCTCCTAATTTTAACCAGTATGTGAGGGAGCAGGGCGCTGCGACGGACCAGCTCAGCCGGAGACAGGTCCGCGTCTACCAGCTGTACAGCCGGACCAGCGGCAAACACGTCCAGATCCAGGGCAAGAAGATCAGCGCCACCGCCGAGGACGGCAACTCGTTCG CACGGCTATTTgtggagacggacacttttggCAGTCGAGTGAGGATTAAAGGAGCAGAGAGTGGACACTTCCTGTGCATGAACCGGAAAGGAAAGCTCATTGGAAAG CCCAGCGGGAGAAGCAAGGACTGCATCTTCACTGAGATCGTGCTGGAGAACAACTACACAGCCTTCCAGAACGCCAAGTACGAGGGCTGGTACGTGGCATTCTCCAGGAAAGGCCGACCCATAAAGGCCTCAAAGACTCGGGAGAACCAGAGGGAGGTCCATTTTATCAAGAGGCTCCATAAGGGTCCGCCGCCTTTCCCTAACCTTGACCGAGAAAACACCTTTGAGTTCATCAGCTTCCCACCTACGAGACGTGCCAAACGCAACAGGAAGACGAGAACTTCCCCCTAA